One segment of Carya illinoinensis cultivar Pawnee chromosome 1, C.illinoinensisPawnee_v1, whole genome shotgun sequence DNA contains the following:
- the LOC122292936 gene encoding hydroxyacylglutathione hydrolase cytoplasmic isoform X1, whose product MKVYSVPCLEDNYSYLIVDESSKEAAAVDPVEAEKVVEAAKQHGVLLKLVLTTHHHWDHAGGNDKIKQLVPGIKVYGGSHDNVKGCTDQVENGDKLVLGAHINILCLHTPCHTKGHISYYLTSKEEEELAVFTGDTLFIAGCGKFFEGTAEQMYQSLCVTLGSLPKPTRVYCGHEYTVKNLQFALTVEPDNVKIQQKITWALHQRQAGLPTIPSTIEEEIETNPFMRVDQPEIQARVGCRSPVEALQEIRRRKDNWRG is encoded by the exons ATGAAGGTTTACTCGGTTCCGTGCTTGGAGGACAACTACTCCTACCT CATCGTCGATGAGAGCTCGAAAGAAGCCGCAGCAGTGGATCCCGTGGAGGCTGAGAAAGTTGTAGAAGCTGCCAAACAACATGGCGTCCTTCTCAAGCTCGTTCTCACCACCCACCATCACTG GGATCACGCTGGTGGAAATGATAAGATAAAGCAGCTGGTACCTGGGATTAAGGTCTATGGTGGTTCGCACGATAATGTGAAGGGTTGCACTGATCAAGTGGAAAACGGTGATAAGCTCGTCCTTGGGGCTCATATCAATATACTCTGTCTTCACACACCTTG TCACACCAAAGGTCATATTAGTTATTACCTGACCagcaaagaggaagaagaactaGCTGTTTTCACTGGAGACACATTG TTTATTGCTGGTTGTGGGAAATTTTTTGAGGGAACAGCAGAGCAGATGTATCAATCACTATGTGTAACACTGGGTTCATTGCCCAAGCCAACTAGAGTGTATTGTGGCCACGAG TACACAGTGAAAAACTTGCAGTTTGCTCTGACAGTTGAACCAGATAATGTGAAGATACAACAAAAGATAACATGGGCTCTGCATCAGCGGCAAGCAGGCCTCCCCACCATTCCCTCAACCATCGAGGAAGAAATAGAAACGAATCCATTCATGAGGGTTGATCAACCAGAAATCCAG GCGAGGGTTGGTTGTCGATCTCCTGTTGAAGCTCTCCAGGAGATACGCCGACGGAAAGACAACTGGAGGGGCTAA
- the LOC122292936 gene encoding hydroxyacylglutathione hydrolase cytoplasmic isoform X2, whose product MKVYSVPCLEDNYSYLIVDESSKEAAAVDPVEAEKVVEAAKQHGVLLKLVLTTHHHWDHAGGNDKIKQLVPGIKVYGGSHDNVKGCTDQVENGDKLVLGAHINILCLHTPCHTKGHISYYLTSKEEEELAVFTGDTLFIAGCGKFFEGTAEQMYQSLCVTLGSLPKPTRVYCGHEVIMSGNLSKAGALRTYPCRVDPGPMHCTLGSFPIQN is encoded by the exons ATGAAGGTTTACTCGGTTCCGTGCTTGGAGGACAACTACTCCTACCT CATCGTCGATGAGAGCTCGAAAGAAGCCGCAGCAGTGGATCCCGTGGAGGCTGAGAAAGTTGTAGAAGCTGCCAAACAACATGGCGTCCTTCTCAAGCTCGTTCTCACCACCCACCATCACTG GGATCACGCTGGTGGAAATGATAAGATAAAGCAGCTGGTACCTGGGATTAAGGTCTATGGTGGTTCGCACGATAATGTGAAGGGTTGCACTGATCAAGTGGAAAACGGTGATAAGCTCGTCCTTGGGGCTCATATCAATATACTCTGTCTTCACACACCTTG TCACACCAAAGGTCATATTAGTTATTACCTGACCagcaaagaggaagaagaactaGCTGTTTTCACTGGAGACACATTG TTTATTGCTGGTTGTGGGAAATTTTTTGAGGGAACAGCAGAGCAGATGTATCAATCACTATGTGTAACACTGGGTTCATTGCCCAAGCCAACTAGAGTGTATTGTGGCCACGAG gtaataatgtcggggaacctctccaaggcaggggcCCTTCGGACCTACCCCTGTAGAGTAGACCCCGGTCCCATGCACTGCACTCTGGGAAGTTTTCCTATACAGAACtag
- the LOC122292945 gene encoding GATA transcription factor 5-like, giving the protein MLNVEMEYCVKARAFKSSLLGKLAMKSTQQVMLEDCLGVGGVPSEDFSIDDLLDLSNAEFEDGYVVEQEEEDEEVEKCSLSSCSSQDQADEDSSNSTNFSGTAESKSHLASELAVPDDDWWS; this is encoded by the exons ATGCTGAATGTAGAAATGGAGTACTGCGTCAAAGCGAGAGCATTCAAATCAAGTTTACTTGGAAAATTGGCCATGAAGTCGACGCAGCAGGTGATGTTGGAGGACTGCTTGGGTGTTGGTGGGGTTCCGAGCGAAGATTTCTCCATCGACGACCTTCTGGACTTGTCGAATGCCGAGTTTGAAGACGGGTACGTCGTGGAacaagaagaggaagatgaagaagtggagAAATGTTCTCTTTCAAGCTGTTCCTCTCAAGACCAGGCCGATGAGGATAGTTCCAATTCTACAAATTTCTCCGGCACAGCTGAGTCTAAGTCTCATCTCGCCAGCGAGCTTGCCGTTCCG GATGATGATTGGTGGAGCTAG